From the Musa acuminata AAA Group cultivar baxijiao chromosome BXJ3-7, Cavendish_Baxijiao_AAA, whole genome shotgun sequence genome, one window contains:
- the LOC135643843 gene encoding vegetative cell wall protein gp1-like, whose translation MSRSSHQSPHAKLKTPPRPLFSCGIFRNCTQSALSPTTPPPSAATFLASASPPPPSATPPPPSASPPPPPPPQPSAAPDPPRPTEPERPPPSTSSSSSSSSSTSQSFTQWRFPLQHHHQQQPTPEPERGPQALDPSHAASFNLAEAFRAAELQFASGASLPALRLLERSLAPDSSPTPIPCPPPVMAGVVAALREPASARPAAKVLLALLLAEHNRRAAVEAGAASAALEAVAASGPAGATAERALAALELLCTVADGAAGVRAHAAAAAALAGAVEGMAGRGRECAIGVMAAIYGGAAAGEAPPEVGRAVVAAMQGECSARGRRKGAQLLRALQESGRLDLPTDTAIGRP comes from the coding sequence ATGAGCCGGAGCAGCCACCAGAGCCCCCATGCGAAGCTGAAGACACCACCGCGGCCCCTCTTCTCCTGCGGCATCTTCCGCAACTGCACCCAGTCCGCCCTCAGCCCCACCACTCCTCCCCCCTCCGCCGCCACCTTCTTGGCCTCCGCTTCCCCGCCGCCTCCTTCGGCTACGCCCCCGCCGCCCTCCGCCTCGCCTCCGCCCCCTCCTCCGCCCCAGCCGTCCGCAGCCCCCGACCCACCCCGGCCGACCGAGCCCGAACGCCCTCCTccgtccacctcctcctcctcctcctcctcctcgtctactTCCCAGAGCTTCACCCAGTGGAGATTCCCCCTGCAGCACCACCACCAACAGCAACCGACGCCTGAGCCGGAGCGGGGGCCGCAGGCCCTTGACCCTTCCCACGCCGCCTCCTTTAACCTCGCGGAGGCGTTCCGTGCCGCAGAGCTCCAGTTCGCCTCCGGCGCCAGCCTCCCGGCCCTGCGCCTGTTAGAGAGGTCCCTCGCACCGGACTCCTCTCCCACGCCGATACCCTGTCCTCCGCCGGTGATGGCCGGCGTGGTGGCCGCCCTGCGGGAGCCAGCCTCGGCGCGGCCGGCGGCCAAAGTGCTCCTCGCGCTACTCCTCGCGGAGCACAACCGGCGGGCCGCAGTGGAGGCCGGGGCAGCGTCTGCGGCGCTGGAGGCGGTGGCGGCGTCTGGGCCTGCGGGCGCGACAGCGGAGCGGGCGCTGGCGGCGCTGGAGCTGCTGTGCACTGTGGCGGATGGGGCGGCGGGGGTGCGGGCACACGCCGCGGCCGCGGCGGCGCTGGCGGGGGCGGTGGAGGGGATGGCGGGGAGGGGGAGGGAGTGCGCCATCGGTGTGATGGCTGCGATCTACGGCGGGGCGGCGGCGGGGGAGGCACCGCCGGAGGTGGGGAGGGCGGTGGTGGCGGCGATGCAGGGTGAGTGCAGCGCGCGGGGTAGACGGAAGGGGGCGCAACTGCTGCGCGCGCTGCAGGAGAGCGGCCGTCTCGACCTCCCGACTGACACAGCCATCGGACGCCCATGA
- the LOC135643341 gene encoding auxin-responsive protein IAA16-like has translation MMDLYQGSEYVLMKTRDGYWMLIINIPSEMFNNHCRWPRIMKISDLEFAPRATMKCQSWLELATSWKISLVHYNLMAAWRKASVS, from the exons ATGATGGATCTTTATCAAGGGTCTGAGTATGTACTTATGAAGACAAGAGATGGGTATTGGATGCTCATCATCAATATACCTTCAGA AATGTTTAATAATCATTGCAGATGGCCGAGGATCATGAAGATTTCAGATCTGGAATTTG CACCAAGGGCCACGATGAAGTGTCAGAGCTGGCTGGAACTAGCAACATCTTGGAAGATCAGCTTGGTGCATTATAACCTTATGGCCGCATG GAGAAAAGCTTCGGTGTCGTGA
- the LOC135643339 gene encoding probable beta-1,4-xylosyltransferase IRX9L, producing MASFRRNVPGVRRGGAVHIGEESIDADAFTKLSHSETYLATRRLLKSFLNSLVNRIQDGFAGLLLRPSSRFVDRSKAKGLRWKKVLLHIFIFFMIGIFIGFTPFQSVDVSKNFSSRHQLFSFKDDLAALDTHRKIYMMQKEVQKTAKADRKKNESHDTMDALPAALSVELESHKLLIIVTPTYVRPFQPYHLNRLAHTLSNVPPPLLWLVVETFTRSSETAKILRGSGVMYRHLVCKQNVTYIKDTSLNIALSHIEEHRLDGIVHFADDNGIYSIHLFDQMRQIRRFGTWPVAIVTGTGKQVSIEGPVCNGSQVIGWHRNLSKISQRLHTTMATFAFNSTVLWEPNRWLRLNPEPRRKHDLIEEDSEETAFIEELFEDESQMEGLANNCSLIMVWHLRVEASETRYPKGWLMQKNLDVVIPLA from the exons ATGGCATCATTCAGAAGAAATGTACCTGGGGTGCGGCGGGGTGGAGCTGTGCATATTGGCGAAGAATCAATAGATGCCGATGCCTTCACCAAATTATCTCATTCTGAGACCTATTTGGCTACAAGAAGATTgctaaagtcattcttgaattcactgGTGAACAGGATTCAGGATGGTTTCGCTGGTCTTTTGCTGCGACCATCTTCTCGGTTTGTGGACAGGTCCAAGGCAAAGGGGTTACGCTGGAAGAAAGTTCTTTTGCATATCTTCATCTTTTTCATGATTGGGATATTCATCGGTTTCACCCCGTTTCAGTCTGTGGATGTTTCCAAGAATTTTTCTTCTCGACATCAATTGTTCTCCTTTAAAGACGATCTAGCAGCTTTAGATACTCATAGGAAAATCTATATGATGCAAAAGGAGGTTCAGAAAACTGCTAAGGCAGACAGAAAAAAGAATGAGTCGCATGATACAATGGATGCATTACCTGCAGCTCTGAGTGTGGAGTTAGAATCCCACAAGCTTCTAATTATTGTTACTCCAACTTATGTTCGGCCATTTCAACCCTATCATCTAAACCGCCTGGCGCACACATTAAGTAATGTACCACCTCCTCTGCTCTGGTTAGTCGTGGAGACATTCACAAGGTCTAGTGAAACTGCTAAGATCTTGAGAGGATCTGGGGTCATGTACAGACATCTTGTGTGCAAACAGAATGTCACATATATAAAGGATACTAGTCTGAATATAGCTCTTTCTCACATCGAAGAACACCGTCTTGATGGTATTGTACACTTTGCAGATGATAATGGGATATATTCCATCCATCTCTTTGATCAAATGAGACAAATCAG GCGATTTGGCACATGGCCTGTTGCCATTGTCACTGGTACTGGCAAGCAAGTTTCAATAGAAGGACCAGTTTGCAATGGCAGCCAAGTCATTGGATGGCACAGGAATCTGAGCAAGATATCTCAAAGACTCCACACTACCATGGCAACCTTTGCATTTAACAGTACTGTACTATGGGAACCCAATAGATGGCTCCGCTTGAATCCTGAACCTAGACGAAAACATGATCTAATAGAGGAAGATTCCGAG GAGACTGCATTCATTGAAGAACTGTTTGAAGATGAAAGCCAAATGGAAGGTTTAGCAAATAATTGCTCTTTGATCATGGTTTGGCACCTTCGAGTAGAAGCTTCTGAAACGAGATATCCCAAGGGCTGGCTGATGCAGAAGAACTTAGATGTTGTCATTCCTCTTGCATGA
- the LOC135585476 gene encoding proline iminopeptidase-like isoform X1 produces the protein MFTTLPIPFSGSITKFLATNSRSFVPPLPPRLHLPLRGNHRPPGTYRSLSCAENNSSSTLQQYSYMESLKESQEYNSNLYPHIEPYSSGFLKVSDIHTLYWEQSGNPNGHPVVFLHGGPGAGTSASNRCFFDPEFYRIILFDQRGAGKSTPHACLEENTTWDLVDDIEKLREHLEIPEWQVFGGSWGSTLALAYSQSHPDKVTGIILRGIFLLRKKELDWFYEGGAAAIFPDAWEPFRDFIPENERDNFIVAYNKRLNSDDIDVQNSAAKIWTTWELMTAHLMQNEEHIKRGEDDNFSLAFARIENHYFVNKGFLPSSSQLLDNVDKIRHIKTVIVQGRYDVCCPMMSAWDLHKAWPEAEFKVIPDAGHSANEPGIAAALVATNEKFKSLLRSGAA, from the exons ATGTTTACGACCCTTCCAATTCCATTCTCCGGTTCCATCACTAAATTCCTCGCCACCAACTCACGTTCCTTCGTTCCTCCCCTCCCTCCTCGTCTCCACCTTCCCCTTCGCGGTAACCACCGGCCACCAG GAACTTACAGGTCGCTTAGTTGTGCTGAAAATAATTCTTCTTCTACTCTTCAACAATATTCATATATGGAATCTCTGAAAGAATCACAGGAGTATAATAGTAATCTTTACCCTCATATAGAACCATATAGTTCAGGGTTCTTGAAGGTCTCAGATATTCATACATTGTACTGGGAGCAGTCAGGAAATCCAAATGGGCAT CCTGTCGTATTTCTTCATGGGGGACCAGGTGCTGGTACATCAGCCAGCAATAGATGTTTCTTTGACCCAGAATTTTATAGGATCATTTTGTTTGACCAG CGAGGTGCAGGCAAAAGTACACCTCATGCCTGCTTAGAGGAGAACACAACATGGGATTTGGTTGATGACATTGAGAAACTAAGGGAACATCTAGAGATACCAGAATGGCAG GTTTTTGGTGGGTCATGGGGAAGCACATTGGCCCTTGCATACAGTCAATCTCATCCTGACAAG GTTACCGGTATCATTCTTAGAGGCATCTTTTTACTAAGGAAGAAGGAGCTTGATTGGTTTTATGAAGGTGGTGCAGCTGCCATATTCCCAGATG CATGGGAGCCATTTAGGGATTTCATCCCAGAAAATGAAAGGGACAATTTCATTGTTGCTTATAACAAGAGGCTGAACTCTGATGACATTGATGTACag AATAGCGCTGCCAAAATTTGGACTACATGGGAATTGATGACTGCTCATCTTATGCAAAATGAAGAGCATATCAAAAGAGGCGAAGACGATAATTTTTCATTG GCATTTGCACGAATTGAGAACCACTACTTTGTAAACAAGGGATTTTTGCCCTCTAGTTCACAATTATTAGATAACGTGGATAAGATCCGGCATATAAAGACAGTCATTGTACAG GGAAGGTATGATGTTTGCTGCCCAATGATGTCAGCTTGGGATCTTCATAAAGCATGGCCTGAAGCAGAATTCAAG GTAATTCCAGATGCCGGTCATTCTGCTAATGAACCTGGAATTGCGGCCGCGTTAGTCGCTACAAATGAGAAATTCAAGAGTCTCTTGAGATCAGGTGCAGCTTGA
- the LOC135585476 gene encoding proline iminopeptidase-like isoform X2 has translation MESLKESQEYNSNLYPHIEPYSSGFLKVSDIHTLYWEQSGNPNGHPVVFLHGGPGAGTSASNRCFFDPEFYRIILFDQRGAGKSTPHACLEENTTWDLVDDIEKLREHLEIPEWQVFGGSWGSTLALAYSQSHPDKVTGIILRGIFLLRKKELDWFYEGGAAAIFPDAWEPFRDFIPENERDNFIVAYNKRLNSDDIDVQNSAAKIWTTWELMTAHLMQNEEHIKRGEDDNFSLAFARIENHYFVNKGFLPSSSQLLDNVDKIRHIKTVIVQGRYDVCCPMMSAWDLHKAWPEAEFKVIPDAGHSANEPGIAAALVATNEKFKSLLRSGAA, from the exons ATGGAATCTCTGAAAGAATCACAGGAGTATAATAGTAATCTTTACCCTCATATAGAACCATATAGTTCAGGGTTCTTGAAGGTCTCAGATATTCATACATTGTACTGGGAGCAGTCAGGAAATCCAAATGGGCAT CCTGTCGTATTTCTTCATGGGGGACCAGGTGCTGGTACATCAGCCAGCAATAGATGTTTCTTTGACCCAGAATTTTATAGGATCATTTTGTTTGACCAG CGAGGTGCAGGCAAAAGTACACCTCATGCCTGCTTAGAGGAGAACACAACATGGGATTTGGTTGATGACATTGAGAAACTAAGGGAACATCTAGAGATACCAGAATGGCAG GTTTTTGGTGGGTCATGGGGAAGCACATTGGCCCTTGCATACAGTCAATCTCATCCTGACAAG GTTACCGGTATCATTCTTAGAGGCATCTTTTTACTAAGGAAGAAGGAGCTTGATTGGTTTTATGAAGGTGGTGCAGCTGCCATATTCCCAGATG CATGGGAGCCATTTAGGGATTTCATCCCAGAAAATGAAAGGGACAATTTCATTGTTGCTTATAACAAGAGGCTGAACTCTGATGACATTGATGTACag AATAGCGCTGCCAAAATTTGGACTACATGGGAATTGATGACTGCTCATCTTATGCAAAATGAAGAGCATATCAAAAGAGGCGAAGACGATAATTTTTCATTG GCATTTGCACGAATTGAGAACCACTACTTTGTAAACAAGGGATTTTTGCCCTCTAGTTCACAATTATTAGATAACGTGGATAAGATCCGGCATATAAAGACAGTCATTGTACAG GGAAGGTATGATGTTTGCTGCCCAATGATGTCAGCTTGGGATCTTCATAAAGCATGGCCTGAAGCAGAATTCAAG GTAATTCCAGATGCCGGTCATTCTGCTAATGAACCTGGAATTGCGGCCGCGTTAGTCGCTACAAATGAGAAATTCAAGAGTCTCTTGAGATCAGGTGCAGCTTGA
- the LOC135642115 gene encoding aspartate aminotransferase, cytoplasmic-like, with the protein MGDANMRAELVSPGRRLGTLARHLGVDYSPASSSLMASHNASEIVTPSPTAGSYDGSVFANVVQAPEDPILGVTVAYNKDPSPVKVNLGVGAYRTEDGKPLVLNVVRRAEQLLVNDPSRVKEYLPITGLADFNKLSAKLIFGADSPAIQENRVATVQCLSGTGSLRVGGEFLARHHHEHTIYIPQLTWGNHPKVFTLAGLSVKTYRYYDPTTRGLNFQGLLEDLNMAPCGAIVLLHACAHNPTGVDPTLDQWEQIRLLIRSKGLLPFFDSAYQGFASGNLEADAQSIRMFVADGGECLTAQSYAKNMGLYGERVGALSIVCKSADVAVRVESQLKLVIRPMYSNPPIHGASIVATILKDREMYHEWTIELKAMADRIIRMRQQLFDALRTRGTPGDWSHIIKQIGMFTFTGLNREQVTFMTKEYHIYMTSDGRISMAGLSSKTVPHLADAIHAAVARIK; encoded by the exons ATGGGGGACGCTAACATGCGCGCGGAGCTTGTCTCCCCGGGCCGGAGATTAGGTACACTCGCAAGGCACCTGGGCGTCGACTACTCGCCTGCTTCATCCTCTCTCATGGCGTCCCACAACGCTAGCGAGATCGTCACCCCCTCGCCGACCGCCGGATCCTACGACGGATCGGTCTTCGCCAACGTCGTCCAGGCGCCGGAGGACCCGATCCTTGGG GTGACAGTTGCATACAACAAGGATCCGAGTCCCGTAAAGGTGAATCTGGGAGTTGGGGCCTATCGAACCGAG GATGGAAAGCCCCTTGTACTTAATGTGGTGAGGCGAGCAGAGCAACTGCTAGTGAATGATCC ATCTCGTGTGAAGGAGTACCTCCCTATTACTGGATTGGCAGATTTCAACAAACTGAGTGCTAAACTAATCTTTGGAGCTGACAG TCCTGCCATTCAGGAAAATAGGGTGGCCACTGTCCAATGTTTGTCTGGTACTGGCTCGCTGAGGGTTGGAGGCGAGTTTCTGGCAAGGCATCACCATGAA CATACAATTTACATTCCACAGCTGACATGGGGAAACCATCCAAAAGTTTTTACATTAGCTGGCCTATCTGTCAAGACTTACCGCTATTATGATCCGACAACAAGAGGACTGAACTTTCAAG GTTTGCTAGAAGATCTAAATATGGCTCCCTGTGGAGCAATCGTGCTTCTTCATGCATGTGCACATAATCCTACTGGTGTGGATCCAACTCTTGATCAGTGGGAGCAGATTCGATTGCTGATTAGATCAAAGGGCTTGCTACCTTTCTTTGACAGTGCTTACCAG GGATTTGCAAGTGGAAACCTAGAGGCTGATGCACAATCAATTAGGATGTTTGTTGCTGATGGTGGTGAATGCCTCACTGCTCAAAGCTATGCCAAGAACATGGGCCTCTATGGGGAGCGTGTCGGTGCACTAAGCATT GTCTGCAAGAGTGCGGATGTGGCAGTTAGGGTGGAAAGTCAGCTGAAGCTTGTGATTAGGCCTATGTACTCTAATCCTCCTATTCATGGTGCTTCTATTGTGGCTACTATTCTAAAAGACAG AGAAATGTACCACGAATGGACTATTGAGTTGAAAGCTATGGCTGATCGAATAATCAGGATGCGCCAACAGCTCTTTGATGCTTTACGTACTAGAG GGACGCCTGGTGACTGGAGTCACATCATCAAACAAATTGGAATGTTTACTTTCACAGGGCTTAATAGAGAGCAAGTGACCTTCATGACCAAAGAGTATCATATTTACATGACTTCTGATGG GAGGATCAGCATGGCTGGTTTGAGCTCCAAAACTGTCCCTCATCTTGCTGATGCCATTCATGCAGCAGTTGCTCGCATCAAGTGA
- the LOC135642069 gene encoding uncharacterized protein LOC135642069: MLEGKATIQETDMPLEMQMQAMSSASEALDLFDALDCRNIAGHIKKEFDVVYGPGWQCVVGSSFGCFFTHSLGTFIYFHLETLQFLIFKGASA; this comes from the exons ATGTTGGAAGGGAAGGCAACGATCCAAGAAACGGACATGCCATTGGAGATGCAGATGCAGGCGATGTCGTCGGCCTCCGAAGCCCTCGACCTCTTCGACGCCTTGGATTGCAGGAACATAGCCGGCCACATCAAGAAG GAATTTGACGTGGTATATGGGCCCGGTTGGCAGTGCGTCGTCGGTTCCAGCTTCGGCTGCTTCTTTACACACTCGCTAGGGACCTTCATCTACTTTCATTTGGAGACTCTCCAGTTCTTGATCTTTAAAGGAGCCTCAGCATAG
- the LOC135585480 gene encoding shaggy-related protein kinase iota-like, which yields MAEGKQASVMEGSDGVTGHIISTTIGGKNGEPKQTISYMAERVVGAGSFGIVFQAKCLETGETVAIKKVLQDQRYKNRELQLMRSMDHPNVISLKHCFFTTSRDELFLNLVMEYVPETLFRVLRHFSSVNQRMPLIYVKLYTYQIFRGLAYMHTVPGVCHRDVKPQNVLVDPLTHQVKLCDFGSAKVLVKGEPNISYICSRYYRAPELIFGSTEYTTSIDIWSAGCVLAELLLGQPLFPGDSAVDQLVQIIKVLGTPTREEIRCMNPNYTDFRFPQIKAHPWHKIFHKRMPPEAIDLTSRLLQYSPSFRCTALEACAHPFFDELRDSNARLPDGRPLPALFNFKQELAGASPELIGKLIPEHARRHSNLGFLQMPGT from the exons ATGGCCGAAGGCAAG CAAGCATCTGTTATGGAAGGAAGTGATGGGGTCACTGGTCATATCATTTCCACCACCATTGGAGGCAAGAATGGTGAACCCAAACAG ACCATTAGTTACATGGCTGAGCGTGTTGTGGGTGCTGGCTCATTTGGGATTGTTTTTCAG GCAAAATGTTTGGAAACAGGAGAGACTGTGGCTATAAAAAAGGTGTTGCAGGATCAGAGATACAAAAACCGTGAGCTACAGCTGATGCGCTCAATGGATCATCCGAATGTGATCTCTCTAAAGCATTGTTTCTTCACCACGAGCAGAGATGAGCTTTTTCTCAACTTGGTCATGGAATATGTGCCGGAAACACTATTTCGTGTTCTAAGGCATTTCAGCAGTGTGAATCAAAGGATGCCGCTAATCTACGTGAAGCTTTACACATATCAG ATATTTAGAGGGTTGGCTTATATGCATACAGTTCCTGGTGTTTGCCATAGAGATGTTAAACCACAAAATGTTTTG GTAGATCCTCTTACCCATCAAGTCAAGTTATGTGATTTTGGAAGCGCAAAAGTTTTG GTCAAGGGTGAACCGAACATTTCTTACATCTGCTCTCGCTATTATCGTGCTCCAGAGCTTATTTTTGGCTCAACAGAATATACAACATCCATTGATATATGGTCAGCAGGTTGTGTTCTTGCTGAGTTACTCCTCGGTCAG CCATTGTTTCCTGGAGACAGTGCTGTTGATCAGCTTGTTCAGATAATCAAG GTTCTTGGAACTCCAACACGTGAGGAAATTCGGTGCATGAATCCTAACTATACAGATTTCAGATTTCCACAGATAAAAGCTCATCCATGGCACAAG ATATTCCATAAGCGGATGCCTCCAGAAGCAATTGATCTTACATCACGCCTTCTTCAATACTCTCCAAGTTTTCGCTGCACTGCA CTGGAAGCATGTGCTCACCCCTTTTTTGATGAGCTACGGGATTCAAATGCACGGTTACCAGATGGGCGTCCTCTGCCTGCTCTTTTTAACTTCAAACAAGAA TTAGCAGGTGCATCACCGGAGCTCATTGGCAAGCTGATTCCAGAACATGCGAGGCGGCACTCTAATCTCGGTTTCTTGCAAATGCCTGGGACGTAG